Part of the Zea mays cultivar B73 chromosome 4, Zm-B73-REFERENCE-NAM-5.0, whole genome shotgun sequence genome is shown below.
TTAAAAAAGATCTTCTAAAGTGGTGTTtgatttctagggactaattttaaatcccttcattttattccatttagtctctaaattatcATATATGAGTTTTAGTTCCCGTATTTaagaatttagggactaaaatgaaataaaatggagggactaaaaattagtccctagaaactaaACATCCCCTATATAGAAattctagggactaaagtttagaagggtgactaaagaaaccaaacatccGAGCTATGTTACAACACACTTTTACGCTTAAACTATTGGATGGTTCTGCGAATACATAAAAGGACAACTACCTAAATTGCAACCAGACAACTAAGTGTCTTGGTTCCTTTAGTCCAAggactaagggtgtgtttggtttgacttttggctttgactTTTGTCccttaaaagccaaaagccaaaccaaatggCTGGATACAGAAAGCAGttttttctaaaagctgactttctcgcagtgcaaaaTTGAAAGCATCCCTGGACATGCTTTTAGTAgcttttggatggaactgtgaaaacatatatcgaagaacttttaacggcttttagtggtttacatCAAACgagttttagctttttaacagcttacagcccACAACAGCTTTTTTCCACAGCCACGGCGCAACCAAACAAACCCTTTTCCCCCctaaagtttagttaggggactaaagtttagtccctatcaTATTTGGTTCTAGTGACTAAAAGTATTCAGAACGCATTAAATAAATCATAAGAGGACTAAAATATCACTTAACATTCTCATGCCATTAGTGCAACTAAAATAAAGGAGGGGCAAAAGGTGTAATTAATATgatttagtctcttttagtcaccttttgagggactagagactaaaacagtttagtcctattttagggtctgtttggttcgctgtctaacttgtcacactttgcctaacttgtcacactttgtttaacttttctgcctaatgttagttcttcaattcaaaCGAATAAACTTAGGCAAAGTTTGGCGTAGTTAGCCACGCACTAAACAGACCCTTAGTCTCACTGTTTGGCAATTTAGAGACTACATGgattaaaatggagggactaatatTTAATCCCTCAAATCAAACGGGGCTTAAGACAAGCTCCCACCTATCTTCTTTTTAAAAAAGAGGAGGGGTAACCTCATACTGGTTAAAATATATTAACAATGAAGAGGAAGAAATGTGCGAGCAACAAAATTCATGAAACAAAAAAGgcgcaaaaagtatttaaaaatatCACAATTAGCGCTCTAGCCATTCTTCAAAAAAAAGAGAAACTTTTCTTATTTGTTATGGACAACCAAAGCAAACTCTTTCTTGGAAAAGGCCCAACAATTTGATATAGGCGGTAAAATTCCTTGGAAGATGTGTTCATTCCTTGAGACACAAATGCTCCAGCTCATTGATATGATAATTTCCATGTAGAAAGAGACTTCCAAGTTCCAACTGTTGTTTCAAACGTTACAGAGTGATAAAACATTCAACCTCAGTATCAACACTAATGCCCTGTTTGGTTCCCAGTAATTAAGAGACACTGAAAAAGAATCTAATAATAAAATGAGAAGCGCTTTCTAGATATTGATTTCAATTCATGGGATACAAActggcagtaagatcccacctgtCTTTATTCAGGCTATCCAGAGCTCAACAAACTAATGTGCCTTCCATTTTTTAAGTAGGTGATCATGGATCTCTCCTTTCTTAATCTTATGCAGGCACTGCTTCAGCTTGGACAGTGTGGATGAACTCAACTTGATACCCCGATCAATCATGTCTTCTGCATATTTGCATGCCTCAGGTAGCCTGTCATCCTTCAGCTTTGATACAAGCATGTTCCCACACTCCTCTAAAGGTGGCAAGCCATTCTCCACCATGCAGCTCCAGACATTGATCCCAGTCTCCCAATAGTGTGTAtccaaaaacatttgaagtgcaagcgaacaatttccctCATTTGGCCAACATTCATTCTTGACCATCTTGCTAAATATTGGCGCTGCCTCTCGGTGCCTCATTTAGGTACCCCATTGCTTCTGGTGGCGCCGTGGAGGAGTCGCTTGAAACCAGCGTAGTGAGGAAGGAGTCATAGGCAGGCATGTTGTCAGGATCAAAGCCAATGGCGCGCACCATTTCGTCGAACACCTCGCGCGCAACCCGCAGGTCGGAGGCAGACTCGCAGCCCTCGAGGAGGATGGCGTAGGAGTCGGCATCCGGGCGCGTGCCAGCCTCAGCGCGGCTACAGGGATCGCGGCGCGGGCGTCGTCGAAGCGGTTGGCACGGCAGAGCGCGGAGAGCAGCGAGTTGAGCGCTGCCGTGTCGCGGGTCATGCCGTAGCGCGGCATGTCCATGAACGCCTTCAGCGGGGAACCGCCGGGGGTCGCCGCCAGAGAGGAGAATACGGAGGCGAAAGTGGCGAGCGAGAGCAGCTGCTGCGAGTGCATGGATTTGACAGTGTCCCACATGGGCTCGAAGAGGCGATTTTTACCGAGGATGTCAACGAAGAGGTTCCACGAGTAGGGCGAGTGCTCGTGGCCGAGGTGCCGGTGTCCCGCCCAGCGAAAGAAAGCGGCGCGGGAGGCCAGGATATCGCAGAAGATACGGGTCTTGGGGGGCATGTCGGGGACTTCCTTGTTCGTGGGGAACGCGGGCGCGGACGGGTCGCGGGCGCGCTTCGCCGCGGGCGATGTCACCGTGGCTGCGCCGTCGGACTGCCGCTTCGCCCGGTGGCCGGACAACCCTGATGTCTGTAGCCTGAATTTTGTGGGGATTGCATTGCATGTCTCATGTCTGTTTCTGTCTGTAGCCTGAATTTTGTGATGCTGTTCGTTTCAACTTCCAACCAAAGTAAAACTGCTGCACAATCCTACTGTTTTCTGAAGAGGTGTGCGATACTCGAGCGAATAGTAATCTGGCAAAAAAAAAAAAGCATTAGAATCCTTGCTAACAGGATTCCTCTCCATGTATCCCATCGTGATCCCTGATCATTAAACTAGTCTTTATTGGCTAGTATAGAAACTTTGTTTTACCAAAGGATTTCTATTTTTAAaagagaaaataaactaattttctttGGAAATAGAAATCCCTTAGAAAAATGGTTTCTAAACTAACCCTAAGAAAAAGGTTTCTCCCCAGCAAAGCTTTTACATGATTAAAAGTTCCAGACTTCCACTATATTTTAGGCAATTTACTTTGAGTATTTAATTTCAAGTATTGCCATAATAGCATGGGGTTTGAACTAGTGTTTACCTCTTTGTGGAACATAGCCACTAGGATTAAGTTGGGCTTGTTCTTAAGATTTAGTTATTTTTAAAAAATTAGAAAAATCCAATTCTTCACTCTTTTCAACCTCGTGATCTTTTTATAGATCAAATAGAACtagctgagtgcccgtgcgttgcaacgggaatatatattaccagtatactacgataacttatatacaaaatatgtgttatattgttataagaaaatgtttcataatcaatttgtgatcctagccatacataaattttgttattttaatctaattgtttcaccactacattgcaaccatcagtatcatgcagacttcgatatatgtcacgatttgtatggtctcatcattggagagcacgttccacacatgccggaagaaattccctcatacatcgttagtcatcagacacgcaccaaCATACACTCTTGCTTAAACAATaaggtaagtgtgtgtgtttgcgaagagaattaaaggcaggccggcacaaaagctaccctgacggtggcgaggatgacgaactggtcactgttgtcaatcctcctctgcgtcacctccggcgccaagatAACGCCACAattctcgatatagtagtcgtcgaacgagcgcggcatgacgagtaccgatgactcttggttcggctgccaaacgaagtgcaccacgGGCTCATCAGTGAGGTAGTAcccctggtcgttgcaccaccggatgcgctactccactacatacatcatgttcgagaacACTCACacagcaacgtccatcgtcccagcgcacaataattcatgtccggtcagtagtGATTTACGTGGCaaattgggcttcaggtggacgatgagctggacggcgtgatgacgtcgtcgtcggatgcggtgtccaaaacaacccgagagtcgtcgacaaccatgaggccccgctgcttaacgatggacagcgcggtgcagctgctctggaccgcgtccaagcggcggcttcgcgggagcttgtcgtacatagcggcGCATGCGACtacgtaggactgcttctagaggtcgaactgacagtcgccaagcttcttctcgtcatcgatgagcgacgccaacgcgagtgcctcctgctcatggtgtttgttcggagtttcaagtaagaaacatggattcatgcttggcgttggtttatgaaaatgactcacaggtctgatccatggaaaaaatattacgaagaaaaaatgtcacatatgcaaaaaagggaattttaagtataatacattattcaaacaaaagaaattgcatgcaaagctcttatttaaataatattacctccatccaaaaatataattcaagaatctcggtgatacttatctactactatgcattgtgcaagggtagtaagtgagcttggtgagagatgtagtagatgtgtttcctgtcatagatgtagacataaacacacatgtgttgtagcggtagctactcttggcctttgcttgagaggtcacgggttcaaatccccttgaggacatgtgtgtttttttaattttagctagacgtgggatGTACGGGGGAATAGGAATGAGAATGGAttttgcggggagggggaatgagaaagacagaacaAAGAATGAgagaatggtggcagaacacgaAATAGCTCTGGGCTACGGTCCGAATAGGCTGGGTGTGAATCCGTCTATATCTGCAGTTGCAAGGGGATTACCGAACACTGTATGTATACTATTCATGCAAATTATACACATAGGGAGAGATGTGCTCGTCATAATCTTGATACATGATACGGAGATGTATAGGGAATATATGCTCGTTTCCAGCGACTCTAAAAGAAGAGATGAAAGAGACCGCACTACTTTTAAAAAAATGACCCTATTATGTTTCCAGCGACTAGGAGAAATGCCAAATCATTAACCAAGACTGATATATTTGTCTCCATCAAGGAGCACCATAAAAATGCTAGGAGAAAATTGACTCTGATCTCTCAGCAATGATGTTTTAGTTCATGGCGCTCTATTATGTTCATTGTTATTTCTTGATTTCTCACTGATCTCTCACGCCGGACATGCCTCTGCCAAGAGATGAAGTGACCAGTTATCCAACATGCTGATTTCCTCAACACGACGATGATAGTGTGGTATTAGCAATAAGGAGAGTAGAATGTATTTTGATATGGAGTGTATTTTGGTTTCAAAGCATTATTCTCACTTGCAAACATTGCGCAAACGTGTTACTATTGATCATATTTCTTGGGCTTGGCCGCTAGCTATATTTTACTACACCTGGTGTTTCTCTGATCTCTTTGACGGCCAGCAATTATAAAAAAATGTTTTAAATGAAAAATAGTTGTAATAAAAATAGTGCTAAACCTACTAATACGAATATTATGTTCAATCTACATAAAAGATCTTGAATTATGATGTCTAaactaaaataaaaataaatcaaCTTAGATAAACCTACAGGAGTTGTATCACCAGAGTTATTAAAACCTGAAGGGGTTTCATGCGCCCTCCGCATTCCACGGAGGCACAGCCACCACCCAGCCAACGCGTGTCACGAGCGCGGACGCGAGCTCTTCATTCAATCCAGTTGTGAGCCCTATGACTGGTGTTGTGTTCTCTACCCTCCTCTCTCCTCTATCATGTACTACTCGGCTACTCCCTCCGATGACATCGTTGCCTCCCTGCAAATCCCATCGTTCTGCTCGCCGCCGGCCTGACCAGCCTCACC
Proteins encoded:
- the LOC100502163 gene encoding uncharacterized protein LOC100502163; translation: MPPKTRIFCDILASRAAFFRWAGHRHLGHEHSPYSWNLFVDILGKNRLFEPMWDTVKSMHSQQLLSLATFASVFSSLAATPGGSPLKAFMDMPRYGMTRDTAALNSLLSALCRANRFDDARAAIPVAALRLARARMPTPTPSSSRAASLPPTCGLRARCSTKWCAPLALILTTCLPMTPSSLRWFQATPPRRHQKQWGT